The following proteins come from a genomic window of Theileria equi strain WA chromosome 2 map unlocalized gcontig_1105316255037, whole genome shotgun sequence:
- a CDS encoding polyadenylate-binding protein, putative (encoded by transcript BEWA_041270A), whose product MAGPHNAVDSSVVVLPQVPGLRDNQQLYNSASLYVGDLQPDVTEAILYEVFNSVGPVSSIRVCRDSITRKSLGYAYVNYYSVQDAEAALESLNYIDIKGHPTRIMWSNKDPTLRKSGAGNIFVKNLDRSIDTKAFYDTFSHFGPILSCKVAMDENGVSKGYGFVHYDTEESAKEAIEKVNGMVIGGKKVEVSPFIKKQDRDPASVDVFTNLYVRNFPVSWDEEALKQFLDKYGEITSMMIKEDGKGRKFAFVNFAEPEMAKEAVEALNGTKLEEGSEPLLVCPHQDKAKRQAFLKSQYISGLDGSIASKASSNLYIKNLDDSFTDESLQELFGQFGSITSCKIMRDASGVSRGFGFVCFSRPEEATKAIAGMHLKIVKGKPLYVGLAEKKEQRLSRLQQSSRSRNGDSMNQGPIPSVLHGVPGYQDASGFYGQGFRGGPQGVGVPGRGVRMYPQSHIPVMPRNMHLSSGSPLPPNNAGLSGMQGSPNLHSGMQGSPSLRSGLQGTPNIHPGIQVTPHGAPNIHPAMPTIPNVIQRRVMPTKNAPVSGFKFTAQARNREVGSTMSMGVPMHPNMGMPTQAPGQQTMQPAMQGNATTHLDDTAFQKQMIGERLFPIVARDNPDLAGKITGMMLEIDNAELLALLEDDARLKAKIDEAIRVLKQAS is encoded by the coding sequence ATGGCCGGTCCACATAATGCAGTCGATTCTTCCGTGGTGGTTCTACCACAGGTACCCGGATTACGGGACAATCAGCAGCTATACAACTCGGCAAGTTTGTATGTAGGTGATCTGCAGCCAGATGTCACTGAGGCTATTTTGTATGAAGTCTTTAACAGTGTTGGTCCGGTCTCATCGATTAGGGTATGCAGAGACTCAATTACCAGAAAGTCACTCGGTTATGCCTACGTGAACTACTACAGCGTTCAAGATGCCGAGGCAGCCTTGGAATCTCTCAACTATATAGACATTAAAGGCCATCCTACCAGGATCATGTGGAGCAACAAGGATCCGACTCTTAGGAAATCTGGCGCCGGTAACATCTTTGTTAAGAACCTCGATCGTAGCATAGACACAAAGGCATTTTATGACACGTTTTCACACTTTGGCCCAATTTTGTCGTGCAAGGTCGCCATGGATGAAAACGGAGTAAGCAAGGGATACGGATTTGTCCACTATGACACCGAAGAAAGCGCCAAAGAAGCTATTGAAAAAGTTAATGGAATGGTCATTGGTGGAAAGAAGGTCGAGGTTTCCCCCTTTATTAAGAAGCAGGACAGGGACCCCGCCTCAGTGGATGTATTTACCAATTTGTATGTGAGAAATTTTCCGGTTTCGTGGGATGAAGAAGCTCTCAAacaatttttggataagTATGGTGAAATTACAAGCATGATGATTAAGGAAGACGGGAAGGGTAGAAAGTTTGCCTTTGTCAACTTTGCCGAGCCAGAGATGGCTAAAGAAGCAGTCGAGGCTCTAAATGGTACTAAACTTGAGGAAGGCAGTGAGCCACTTTTGGTATGCCCACACCAGGACAAGGCGAAGAGACAAGCTTTCCTAAAGAGCCAATATATCAGCGGTCTGGATGGAAGTATCGCCAGCAAGGCTTCATCCAACCTTTACATCAAGAATCTTGATGATAGCTTTACGGATGAGAGTCTTCAGGAACTCTTTGGCCAATTTGGAAGCATCACCAGCTGCAAGATTATGAGGGATGCCAGCGGTGTCTCAAGAGGCTTTGGATTTGTATGCTTTTCGAGACCTGAGGAGGCAACCAAGGCGATTGCTGGCATGCATCTTAAGATTGTCAAGGGTAAGCCACTTTATGTTGGATTAGCTGAAAAGAAAGAGCAAAGACTGTCGAGACTTCAGCAATCATCGAGGAGCAGGAATGGGGATTCCATGAATCAAGGCCCAATTCCATCTGTACTCCACGGAGTGCCAGGATATCAAGACGCCTCAGGGTTTTATGGTCAGGGCTTTAGAGGTGGTCCACAGGGTGTAGGCGTTCCAGGTAGGGGAGTGAGGATGTATCCTCAATCTCACATCCCAGTGATGCCTAGAAATATGCATTTGTCTTCTGGCTCACCTCTTCCACCAAACAACGCTGGCCTCTCTGGAATGCAAGGAAGTCCAAATTTGCACTCCGGAATGCAGGGTAGCCCAAGCTTGCGTTCTGGTCTCCAGGGAACACCCAACATCCACCCAGGAATCCAGGTCACTCCGCATGGTGCTCCAAATATTCACCCTGCAATGCCTACAATTCCAAACGTCATTCAGAGGAGGGTTATGCCTACAAAGAATGCCCCTGTCTCTGGATTCAAGTTTACTGCTCAGGCTAGGAACAGGGAGGTTGGATCTACAATGTCAATGGGTGTTCCAATGCATCCAAACATGGGTATGCCTACACAGGCTCCTGGACAGCAAACAATGCAGCCTGCTATGCAAGGAAATGCTACTACACATTTAGATGACACAGCATTCCAAAAGCAGATGATTGGAGAACGTTTGTTCCCAATTGTAGCGAGGGATAATCCGGACCTCGCAGGAAAAATCACTGGAATGATGCTAGAAATAGACAATGCCGAGCTCTTGGCGCTTTTGGAAGATGACGCAAGGCTTAAGGCAAAGATCGACGAAGCTATTCGCGTACTCAAGCAAGCATCTTAA
- a CDS encoding ribosome biogenesis regulatory protein, putative (encoded by transcript BEWA_041280A), which produces MPRVFPLPKPKVKTRWEMFAELKGIKKHKRSRKVYDPSVDDWVPRWGYKSIKKNKVNRPPIIEVKDGEEGDLFEKRSTKQSIMKARQKMRELRNKMEAQNPDDRKSQLFRNLQRVKESTKGCGKFGKGAKNKVKIAIKRKPKTESLESEKKSYLSSIKKLQL; this is translated from the exons ATGCCAAGAGTCTTTCCACTTCCAAAGCCAAAGGTCAAAACCAGATGGGAGATGTTTGCAGAGCTCAAGGGCATCAAGAAGCACAAGAGATCCAGAAAGGTCTATGACCCCTCAGTGGATGACTGGGTCCCTCGTTGGGGTTACAAGTCCATAAAGAAGAACAAAGTCAATAGACCTCCCATTATAGAAGTCAAGGATG GCGAGGAGGGAGACCTATTTGAAAAGAGATCAACCAAACAGTCCATAATGAAGGCAAGGCAGAAAATGAGAGAG CTCCGTAACAAAATGGAGGCACAGAATCCCGATGATAGGAAATCGCAATTGTTTAGAAATCTCCAAAG GGTAAAAGAGTCCACAAAGGGCTGTGGCAAGTTCGGCAAGGGTGCCAAGAATAAAGTCAAAATCGCAATTAAGAGGAAGCCAAAGACAGAGTCTTTGGAGTCAGAGAAGAAATCATACCTCTCAAGCATAAAAAAGTTACAACTTTAA
- a CDS encoding co-chaperone GrpE protein, putative (encoded by transcript BEWA_041290A), with product MRFNAVSRFGCSALRNACRPFVSGGRFHTKNALNGYNSGSSVLYRPFLLNDFRLMSTKQEKTDETEEKVNQEVEEEEETQEEVPEKSELEVLHEENVELKEKLTTLEKKLKELELKYKMSLENCDHLCTVYKKEVENTKVYAITEFAKNLLEVADTFELAFKSIQLGPDAEATDTLDPKHAEFVNGIKMTETILHNVFEKFGVKRYESLKETFNPQVHEAMFEVQDGSSSNTVVQVVQNGYTINNRILRPAKVGVSKRT from the exons atgaGATTTAACGCAGTAAGCCGCTTTGGTTGCAGCGCGTTGCGTAATGCCTGCAGACCGTTCGTCTCTGGTGGAAGATTCCACACCAAAAATGCGCTAAACGGATATAATTCTGGATCCAGCGTATTATATAGACCATTTTTGTTGAATGATTTCAGGTTGATGTCGACAAAACAGGAGAAGACTGACGAAACTGAGGAGAAGGTTAATCAAGAGGTcgaggaagaggaagaaacCCAGGAAGAAGTCCCAGAAAAGAGCGAATTGGAAGTTTTACACGAAGAAAATGTGGAGCTAAAAGAG AAACTTACAACTCTAGAGAAGAAGCTAAAGGAACTAGAACTAAAGTATAAAATGTCCCTAGAGAACTGTGACCATCTATGCACCGTATACAAAAAGGAAGTCGAGAATACCAAGGTTTATGCCATCACGGAATTCGCCAAGAACCTGTTAGAGGTGGCAGACACATTCGAGCTGGCATTCAAGAGCATCCAGCTTGGTCCGGATGCTGAAGCCACAGACACTCTAGACCCAAAGCATGCTGAGTTTGTGAATGGAATCAAAATGACTGAAACCATCCTTCACAATgtctttgaaaagtttggtgTCAAGAGATATGAAAGTCTGAAGGAGACCTTCAACCCTCAAGTTCACGAGGCAATGTTTGAAGTTCAAGACGGCAGCTCAAGCAACACTGTCGTCCAAGTTGTACAGAATGGATATACCATAAATAACAGGATACTACGCCCTGCAAAGGTTGGAGTTTCCAAAAGAACATAA
- a CDS encoding conserved hypothetical protein (encoded by transcript BEWA_041300A) codes for MNIFCLLYILCVTDVFSYILTGLNSHARNGRVWMSWGYPIFDDGPRRKRRRKVDQAFERGPMRINTPLIYQYANRLAQNTYHVPGYGILPYIQEEGLGASEDVYTSPETACGGIDIDEEEFEKIKSVYKIFNDNGCGVLKIIGAKSQHFAFLYSGPIKEKHGIKCYLRFLINRVYPGSKVTVLTDLSSEESIISKGVDDKLFGKQKRMMITGRDYYESHDDGLPSDTGPIKKFDMLT; via the exons ATGAACATTTTCTGTTTGCTGTACATACTCTGCGTAACAGATGTTTTTAGCTACATACTGACAGGTTTAAACAGCCATGCAAGAAATGGCCGAGTTTGGATGTCTTGGGGGTATCCTATCTTTGATGATGGACCCAGGCGCAAAAGAAGACGCAAAGTCGACCAAGCGTTTGAAAGAGGACCGATGAGGATTAACACACCGCTAATCTATCAGTATGCCAACAGACTTGCCCAGAACAC gtATCACGTCCCAGGGTATGGCATCTTGCCTTATATCCAGGAAGAAGGTTTAGGAGCTTCGGAAGACGTCTATACCAGCCCTGAAACTGCCTGCGGAGGTATTGACATAGATGAGGAGGAGTTTGAGAAAATCAAGAGtgtttacaaaatttttaatgatAACGGCTGCGGTGTATTAAAGATAATTGGCGCCAAATCGCAGCATTTTGCATTCCTATACAGTGGACCAATAAAGGAAAAACACGGAATAAAGTGTTATCTCAGGTTTTTAATAAACAGGGTGTATCCAGGTTCAAAGGTGACAGTACTCACTGATCTATCGAGCGAGGAGTCTATTATATCAAAGGGTGTAGATGACAAACTATTTGGAAAGCAAAAGAGAATGATGATCACTGGCAGAGACTATTACGAATCACATGACGATGGTCTTCCAAGTGATACGGGACCAATTAAGAAGTTCGACATGCTCACATAA
- a CDS encoding small ribonucleoprotein D1, putative (encoded by transcript BEWA_041310A), protein MKLVRFLMKLANESVTLELKNGTVMTGTIIGIDISMNTHLKNVKIVKKDNSVILLDHLTVRGNSIRYYLLPDSIPLDTLLIDDTPKQKPGRPKLTVGRGRGRGRGGPMRGRGRFGGPRH, encoded by the coding sequence ATGAAGTTGGTTCGCTTCCTTATGAAACTGGCAAATGAGTCAGTCACCTTAGAGTTAAAGAACGGTACTGTAATGACTGGTACCATCATCGGTATAGATATTTCGATGAACACTCATTTGAAGAATGTAAAGATTGTCAAAAAGGATAACTCCGTCATCCTCTTGGATCACTTGACCGTCAGAGGGAATAGCATTCGCTACTATTTGCTCCCAGATAGCATACCACTGGACACACTCTTGATAGACGATACACCCAAACAGAAGCCAGGAAGGCCAAAGCTCACGGTAGGAAGAGGCAGGGGCAGAGGAAGAGGTGGTCCCATGCGTGGTAGAGGCAGATTTGGGGGTCCAAGGCATTAA
- a CDS encoding mitochondrial import inner membrane translocase subunit tim44, putative (encoded by transcript BEWA_041320A) has translation MRGITQLVNFGKNIQKLNRNVQGHPIRYFSSSDSFMQTVINQVKRDLEKDKNLKEAIQELENKAHISEKYTKFTNYLSKTRDFGRGCITKIAETKDNSKIIQFCLQSAKSAAVGIDKVASMLHDEKKHARVLKERWKAKSKERTEAKEATVAAEVEAEVSTENALVLAKESAWDRFGSKLRDMPFLRSVFDNPYIGSILSKSTLSTAIQDMKRLDPSFNIPELVEMVEHVIAPHVVDCYLQGDHESLKIHCGECAFNVLNTSIKERNIQKLSLDPSVLILKDVELKGGMSVQEGDPWFIFNFTTQQINCLRDHKGNVCAGQIDDIREVVYSMAISRHPNINVETLEYPYMIHEIAIISNRPSW, from the exons ATGAGAGGTATAACGCAGCTGGTAAATTTTGGCAAAAACATCCAAAAACTAAATCGCAATGTACAAGGCCATCCTATTCGgtatttttcatcttcagattcCTTTATGCAAACTGTCATTAACCAAGTCAAGAGGGAtctggaaaaggataaaaattTAAAGGAAGCCATACAAGAGTTGGAGAATAAAGCCCATATATCCGAAAAGtatacaaaatttacaaactACCTTTCCAAAACAAGGGATTTTGGACGAGGATGTATCACAAAAATCGCAGAAACCAAGGATAACTCAAAGATTATCCAGTTCTGCCTCCAATCTG CAAAAAGTGCGGCAGTTGGAATAGATAAAGTGGCCAGTATGCTACACGATGAGAAGAAACACgcaagagttttaaaggaaaGATGGAAGGCCAAGTCCAAGGAGAG AACTGAGGCTAAGGAAGCTACTGTTGCTGCTGAAGTAGAAGCTGAAGTCAGCACTGAAAATGCTCTCGTCCTAGCCAAGGAATCTGCATGGGACAGATTCGGAAGTAAGCTGCGTGACATGCCATTTTTGAGAAGTGTCTTTG ATAACCCATATATTGGAAGCATTCTTTCAAAATCAACGCTTTCAACTGCAATCCAAGATATGAAGCGCTTGGATCCTTCATTTAATATTCCCGAGCTTGTGGAAATGGTAGAGCATGTAATCGCACCTCATGTAGTCGACTGTTATTTGCAAGGAGATCACGAATCTCTAAAAATT CACTGTGGAGAGTGTGCATTCAACGTACTCAACACCTCAATCAAGGAgagaaatatacaaaaaCTCAGTCTAGATCCCTCTGTGCTGATACTAAAGGATGTTGAACTCAAGGGCGGAATGAGCGTCCAAGAGGGGGATCCATGgttcattttcaattttaCAACACAACAAATCAATTGTCTGAGAGATCACAAAGGGAATGTTTGTGCAG GTCAAATTGACGATATTAGAGAGGTCGTGTATTCCATGGCAATCTCGAGGCATCCAAACATCAACGTTGAGACTCTAGAATACCCCTATATGATCCATGAAATTGCAATCATAAGCAACCGCCCATCTTGGTAA
- a CDS encoding mitochondrial import inner membrane translocase subunit tim17, putative (encoded by transcript BEWA_041330A), giving the protein MEGRDLSREPCPDRIVEDMGGAFGMGSIGGFLWNFGKGLYNAPRGVMFQNALYAASSRAPVLGGNFAVWGGTFSSFDCTFQAIRKKEDHWNAIASGFATGGVLAMRGGLRHASRNALIGGLLLSIIEAVSVIIGTRFGDTPRHQFQKQLQDQKALKNTNDNNAMPINTNPT; this is encoded by the exons ATGGAGGGACGTGATCTGTCCAGAGAGCCCTGTCCTGATAGGATAGTCGAAGATATGGGTGGTGCCTTTGGAATGGGAAGCATTGGCGGCtttctctggaattttGGCAAAGGCCTGTACAATGCTCCGAGGGGAGTTATGTTTCAAAACGCTTTATATGCGGCTAGCTCAAGGGCTCCCGTTCTTGGCGGTAACTTTGCTGTTTGGGGTGGTACATTCTCCTCCTTTGACTGCACCTTTCAAGCTATACGTAAAAAGGAGGACCATTGGAACGCAATTGCAAGTGGATTCGCTACAGGCGGTGTCTTGGCCATGAGAGGAGGTTTGAGACATGCCTCCAGGAACGCCCTCATTGGTGGTTTATTGTTGA GTATCATAGAGGCTGTTTCCGTCATTATCGGAACTCGTTTTGGTGACACACCTAGGCATCAATTTCAGAAGCAGCTCCAGGATCAGAAAGCATTAAA GAACACGAATGATAATAATGCAATGCCAATAAACACTAATCCGACATAA
- a CDS encoding conserved hypothetical protein (encoded by transcript BEWA_041340A): MLLRTTYSSEDLHEAVDSYLIAENPYEMNRHRNHILLSVINSNAMLFVSIIQEKYDAESDLVEKKKIVELLYEIVSRTEKIFDFFPVLTFLSKCVKITLCLQHSVMAIKSIMERHMNVDEICSQMEQDSTLVENDSVNKFKNLINWLYKSLLDCNMYQYNRECRMDFLWITHYILDFQVKYKILDIDNIVSEICDAVKGEKDPRNLLSLFELVCKVSKNMATSDTEFEKLADLVTIYFPVQFTPPKNDKVGITPLQLKDGLLKSFTSHPKMGFHIMEVLVDSLYSEFSLPEESLAVLSDVLYFLESCIPVYEDCIDKYIDSFMEVVKIELLPVIAPSTNEEESPPNEPIPEITIKDTLDDTPIGILEMKRIGEVYYHKWDFVDKKLNIYGKLTRMFFQNFSIIDESSKNLFIKFLGTLKNSLVMNIQDANVSENAGYILDILCEFSNFHMSIIDFVIAPSIYEMAVSEELKSNTILHLLLGNLVSKILMNRNLSINNEHIDKMIDVLKTFLRSEDDLIAAFGLKLLILIASCSKSALLHDLALYLLEKTNFLMYNTYFGTADTLSAKKWDDELRLVLGIQLLIVIYRNNVKKCHQVDQLLIKMTESIFDNGFGEKNYYYVLAEITHHQIPFRRLFLYIDYKVFERFIYISRSYSYSLEEGLNVSREIAEFIGIAFSKLHNPTLVKCLVRLCTKCLEHSVLNTHLDVENTIVIGSCLNVFLERIQVLPILKNPFGDSEALIEYMVQSPKDPEHLSELYKDIFKTNKELSKYGKDSPILFTDVHTGITLYNNGRFDIVSSVTTLNFLLLRVLKAYKELWNFAMQVSQSSKKFLTRYIPTLITNLTRVVSKNMLEKRMDFVQIFPYLQRSVDIYPIILKYNVDNDTYVTRFVDPAMSHCKVCNCIQKLVIIGLLLMREIFDEKFSYHDIFDAKPIDAKLYTHLKQRCRKEPLYPFHNLAVSLLKIDAILMCIYKLASQCTDIFEHIKFKDPSYFSLHIYFVSNKITNVQLSRHIVENGCINYISRYVTSLCPYDYGKIFESLSIASVSDPERDETSGMEYSDLFMSLVPLPLDSVDTLITNHLLHLRFNFNVFGSNYDLKYLILDALFSSLGTETAKNLDVYGMDHMETVNSIILILLSLDISDVINFYSKHLRYIVELFVNLEISSVVQCSNTNYLSWLCKRFIIHIFIMVLKALAHINGQKKSYRAHVYGYKISQSSSIVRDEKIEWLYGMFQENMEIVLDKTANVAKNCKVPFCRLLSILIISSLMDNQRLELTPERKSQVIKGLNVCLGDSNKRVRKVALLCKRKWSSVES, translated from the exons ATGCTACTAAGAACGACGTACTCGAGTGAGGATCTGCACGAAGCTGTAGATTCCTACTTGATTGCTGAGAATCCGTACGAAATGAATCGCCATCGCAACCACATCCTACTCTCGGTGATTAATAGCAATGCGATGCTATTCGTTTCGATCATTCAGGAGAAGTATGACGCT GAGTCGGATCTGGTCGAGAAGAAAAAGATTGTGGAACTCCTCTACGAGATTGTCTCGAGAACGGAAAAGATTTTTGACTTTTTTCCGGTGCTAACCTTCTTGTCAAAATGCGTAAAAATTACGCTGTGTTTGCAGCACTCAGTAATGGCAATAAAGTCTATCATGGAGAGGCACATGAATGTTGATGAAATATGCTCGCAGATGGAACAAGATTCGACCCTTGTGGAGAATGATAGTGTaaacaaatttaaaaacttGATTAATTGGTTGTATAAGTCCCTGTTAGATTGTAACATGTACCAGTATAATCGAGAATGCAGAATGGACTTTTTGTGGATCACTCACTATATCCTGGATTTTCAAGtgaaatacaaaattttagaCATTGATAATATAGTTTCTGAAATATGTGATGCAGTCAAGGGAGAAAAAGATCCCCGTAATTTATTATCGCTATTTGAATTAGTTTGTAAAGTCAGCAAAAACATGGCAACATCGGACACAGAGTTTGAAAAACTGGCAGATTTAGTCacaatatattttccagtACAATTTACAcctccaaagaatgataaagttGGTATAACACCGCTGCAGCTAAAGGATGGGTTATTAAAGTCCTTTACATCACACCCAAAAATGGGTTTTCATATTATGGAGGTTCTTGTCGATTCTCTATACTCTGAGTTTTCATTGCCTGAGGAATCACTTGCAGTTCTCTCGGATGTCCTATACTTTCTTGAAAGCTGTATACCTGTCTATGAGGATTGTATCGACAAGTATATAGACTCCTTTATGGAAGTGGTAAAGATTGAACTTTTGCCGGTAATAGCTCCATCCAcgaatgaagaagaatccCCGCCAAATGAACCTATTCCAGAGATAACAATTAAGGATACCCTGGATGATACCCCTATAGgaattctggaaatgaaaagaatTGGTGAAGTGTATTACCACAAGTGGGATTTTGTTGACAAGAAGCTGAACATTTATGGTAAATTGACAAGGAtgttttttcaaaatttttcaataatTGATGAATCATCCAAGAACctatttataaaatttttagGGACTCTAAAAAACTCCTTGGTAATGAATATTCAAGATGCAAATGTAAGTGAAAATGCTGGctatattttggatatattgTGTGAATTTAGCAACTTTCATATGTCCATCATAGACTTTGTAATTGCTCCAAGTATTTATGAAATGGCAGTTTCAGAAGAGCTGAAAAGTAATACTATTCTACATCTGCTTCTGGGGAATTTGGTATCAAAGATTCTAATGAATAGAAATTTGTCTATAAATAATGAGCATATTGATAAGATGATTGATGttttaaaaacatttttgagATCCGAGGATGATTTAATTGCAGCGTTTGGGTTGAAATTGCTTATTCTGATCGCTTCATGCTCAAAATCTGCATTGCTACATGACCTTGCTTTATATTTGCTGGAAAAGACAAATTTTCTAATGTACAATACTTACTTTGGAACTGCAGATACGTTATCTGCAAAGAAATGGGATGACGAACTTAGATTAGTTTTGGGCATTCAGTTACTCATTGTTATATACAGAAACAATGTCAAGAAATGTCACCAGGTGGACCAACTTTTGATTAAAATGACAGAATCTATTTTTGATAATGGGTTTGGGGAGAAGAATTATTACTATGTCTTGGCAGAAATAACACACCATCAGATTCCATTTAGGCGTCTATTTTTGTACATTGATTATAAAGTGTTTGAAAGGTTTATTTACATTTCAAGATCATATTCATACAGTCTTGAAGAAGGCTTGAATGTTTCTAGAGAAATTGCTGAATTTATAGGAATAGCATTTTCCAAGTTGCACAATCCAACCTTGGTCAAATGTCTAGTTAGACTATGTACCAAATGTTTGGAACATTCCGTCTTGAATACTCATTTAGATGTTGAAAATACCATTGTGATTGGGTCTTGTTTGAACGTGTTCTTGGAAAGGATACAAGTGTTGCCAATATTGAAAAACCCTTTTGGAGATTCCGAGGCTCTAATAGAATATATGGTTCAAAGTCCCAAGGATCCGGAGCATTTATCAGAATTATACAAGGATATATTCAAGACTAACAAAGAGTTATctaaatatggaaaggatTCACCCATATTATTTACGGACGTACATACAGGAATAACATTGTACAATAATGGGAGGTTTGATATTGTATCGTCTGTGACAACTCTAAACTTTTTACTCCTTAGAGTATTGAAGGCATATAAGGAGCTATGGAATTTCGCGATGCAAGTCTCTCAGTCATCCAAAAAGTTTCTGACGCGGTACATTCCTACACTAATTACAAATCTGACAAGGGTAGTATCAAAAAATATGTTGGAGAAGCGAATGGATTTTGTACAAATTTTCCCCTATTTACAAAGGTCTGTTGATATATATCCAATTATTCTTAAATATAATGTTGATAATGACACATACGTTACAAGGTTTGTGGATCCAGCAATGAGCCACTGTAAAGTTTGTAATTGTATTCAAAAATTGGTCATTATTGGACTCTTGTTAATGAGGgagatttttgatgaaaagtttTCCTACCACGATATTTTTGATGCTAAACCGATCGATGCAAAATTATATACCCATTTAAAACAACGATGTAGAAAAGAGCCTttgtatccttttcataatttGGCGGTATCCCTCTTGAAAATTGATGCGATTTTAATGtgcatttataaacttgCAAGTCAATGCACAGATATTTTTGAGCAtataaaatttaaagatcCTTCATATTTCTCACTGCATATTTACTTTGTCTCAAATAAGATTACAAACGTGCAACTTTCCAGGCATATTGTTGAGAATGGGTGTATAAACTACATTTCTAGATACGTGACATCATTGTGTCCATATGACTATGGGAAAATATTTGAATCTCTGAGTATTGCAAGTGTTAGTGACCCAGAAAGGGATGAGACCTCTGGAATGGAATATTCGGATTTGTTCATGTCCTTGGTACCGCTTCCCCTTGATTCTGTTGATACTCTTATTACAAATCATCTTTTGCACCTTAGAtttaattttaatgtttttGGCAGTAATTATGATCTAAAGTATCTCATTTTAGATGCCTTATTTTCTTCGCTAGGTACGGAAACGGCAAAGAACCTTGACGTTTATGGAATGGACCACATGGAAACAGTCAATAGcatcattctcattttaCTTTCCCTTGATATTTCGGATGTTATCAACTTTTATTCTAAACACCTGAGATATATTGTAGAgttatttgtaaatttggaaataaGCTCTGTGGTACAATGCAGTAATACCAATTATTTGAGTTGGCTCTGCAAGAGGTTCATCATACACATTTTCATAATGGTACTCAAGGCGCTTGCACACATCAACGGTCAAAAGAAGAGCTATAGGGCTCATGTATATGGATACAAAATTTCACAATCATCATCCATTGTTCGTGATGAAAAAATAGAGTGGCTATACGGCATGTTCCAAGAGAATATGGAAATTGTTTTGGATAAAACTGCCAATGTTGCTAAAAATTGCAAAGTTCCATTCTGCAGACTCCTTTCAATTCTCATTATCAGCTCTCTAATGGACAATCAACGTCTAGAATTGACTCCAGAACGAAAGTctcag GTGATAAAGGGACTCAATGTCTGTCTCGGAGACTCTAATAAAAGGGTACGTAAGGTCGCACTCCTGTGTAAACGAAAGTGGTCAAGCGTGGAATCCTAG